In one Staphylococcus lutrae genomic region, the following are encoded:
- the dprA gene encoding DNA-processing protein DprA — translation MLKHYLLLLIYAGFTTQQIHRFYPRLLDLTEKKVSLVQILTEIATVFPRATIRHKLQRLQTLDIQWIASTLQEHQIIPVTINDPHYPSLLKEIYDPPFVLFCKGQLDLLQHSCRCLAIVGARQHTDYTPQVLETLFQSFKHHPLVIVSGLANGTDAIAHQQALQQHLPTIGVLGFGHFHHYPSKTSHLRQMIESTHLTISEYPPHTPIAKFRFPERNRIISGLSKGVLVTEAKERSGALITLDQALEQNRNVYVLPGDFFNLHTRGNMLRVKEGAEIVLSAQDILKDYV, via the coding sequence ATGTTAAAACATTATTTACTCTTACTCATTTATGCAGGTTTTACGACACAACAAATTCATAGATTTTATCCACGTTTACTTGATTTAACAGAAAAAAAGGTCTCATTAGTTCAGATTTTAACTGAAATAGCCACAGTATTTCCAAGAGCGACCATTCGACATAAATTGCAACGACTACAAACACTGGATATTCAATGGATTGCATCCACTTTACAGGAACATCAGATTATCCCCGTGACGATAAATGACCCTCATTATCCTTCGTTATTAAAAGAAATTTATGATCCCCCGTTCGTCTTATTTTGTAAAGGTCAGCTTGATTTATTACAGCATTCTTGCAGATGCCTCGCAATTGTCGGTGCACGGCAGCATACAGATTATACCCCGCAAGTATTAGAAACACTATTCCAATCATTTAAACATCACCCACTTGTCATTGTTTCAGGCTTGGCTAATGGTACAGATGCAATTGCGCATCAGCAGGCGTTGCAACAGCACTTACCGACGATTGGTGTGCTCGGTTTTGGTCATTTTCATCATTATCCTTCAAAAACTTCTCATCTAAGGCAAATGATTGAGTCTACACATCTCACGATTAGTGAATATCCACCACACACGCCCATCGCAAAATTTAGATTTCCAGAGAGAAATAGAATTATTAGTGGATTATCAAAAGGGGTATTAGTGACGGAAGCAAAAGAACGCAGTGGGGCATTGATTACATTAGATCAGGCATTAGAACAAAATCGTAACGTTTATGTATTGCCTGGAGATTTTTTTAATTTGCATACAAGAGGGAACATGTTACGTGTGAAAGAAGGCGCGGAGATTGTTTTATCGGCACAAGATATTTTGAAAGATTACGTTTAA
- the ylqF gene encoding ribosome biogenesis GTPase YlqF, which yields MVIQWYPGHMAKAKREVSEQLKKVDVVFELVDARIPFSSRNPMIDEVIQQKPRVVIFNKKDMANLKEMEKWFAFFRAKGAIPVAVDAKHGKGLKQVEAAAIEVTKEKFEREKAKGLKPRAIRAMIVGIPNVGKSTLINKLANRAIAQTGNKPGVTKQQQWIKVGKALQLLDTPGILWPKFEDQLIGKKLSLTGAIKDSIVHLDEVAIFGLEYMIAHDYEKLLAHYKVDVARDAEILAWFDAIGRKRGLLQRGNEVDYEAVIELIIYDIRNAKIGTYCLDLYNEMQEI from the coding sequence ATGGTAATACAATGGTATCCAGGTCATATGGCCAAAGCAAAAAGAGAAGTCAGTGAACAATTAAAAAAAGTAGATGTTGTTTTTGAGCTAGTCGATGCACGGATTCCTTTTAGCTCAAGAAATCCAATGATTGATGAAGTCATTCAACAAAAACCACGTGTCGTGATTTTCAATAAAAAAGATATGGCGAATTTAAAAGAAATGGAAAAATGGTTTGCTTTTTTCAGAGCTAAAGGAGCGATTCCTGTTGCAGTCGATGCCAAACATGGGAAAGGTTTGAAACAGGTTGAGGCCGCTGCGATTGAAGTCACTAAAGAAAAGTTTGAGCGTGAAAAAGCAAAAGGATTAAAACCGAGAGCGATTCGCGCGATGATTGTTGGGATTCCTAATGTAGGTAAATCAACATTAATCAATAAACTTGCGAACCGTGCCATTGCGCAGACAGGCAATAAACCAGGCGTTACAAAACAACAACAATGGATTAAGGTAGGTAAAGCGCTACAATTGTTAGATACACCAGGTATTTTATGGCCAAAATTTGAAGATCAATTAATTGGAAAAAAATTAAGTTTAACAGGAGCAATTAAAGATAGTATTGTCCATTTGGATGAAGTAGCAATTTTTGGTCTAGAATATATGATTGCACATGATTATGAAAAGTTATTAGCGCATTATAAAGTTGATGTTGCGCGCGATGCTGAAATATTAGCATGGTTCGATGCCATCGGGCGTAAGCGTGGACTCCTACAAAGAGGCAATGAAGTGGATTATGAAGCGGTGATTGAGCTGATTATTTACGACATAAGAAATGCCAAAATAGGGACATATTGTTTAGATTTGTATAATGAAATGCAGGAGATATAG
- a CDS encoding GtrA family protein, with translation MMDATRLFEIVRFVIVGGINTINYYIVYLILLRLLHVHYLVSHIIGFTIALIISYFLNCYFVYKVKPTLKKFLAFPLTQFVNIGTQTLFIFLFVELLHLNATIAPFVGLIITIPATYLLSKYILKD, from the coding sequence ATGATGGACGCAACTCGATTGTTTGAAATCGTACGCTTTGTCATTGTTGGCGGCATCAATACAATCAATTATTATATCGTCTATTTGATTTTACTGCGCTTATTACATGTGCACTATTTGGTGAGTCATATCATTGGGTTCACCATAGCATTAATCATTTCTTATTTTTTGAATTGTTATTTCGTATACAAAGTGAAACCTACATTAAAAAAATTTTTAGCTTTTCCACTTACACAATTTGTCAACATAGGAACACAAACGTTATTTATATTTCTTTTTGTTGAATTACTGCATTTAAACGCGACGATTGCACCTTTTGTTGGACTCATCATCACGATTCCCGCGACTTATCTGCTCTCTAAATACATTCTTAAAGATTAA
- a CDS encoding ribonuclease HII has protein sequence MAQVRTVKEIKEALQKIETLEQLYAHPSMRDTRKGVQRAFSSRIKQLEKVKALQQSYQAMCQFEEAILNQDPQALICGIDEVGRGPLAGPVVASAVILQAQHQFIGINDSKQLSSAKRIALDAQLKAHVLDWQIGMASPEEIDTFNIYEATKLAMYRAVQKLRLKPTHYLIDAMTLEGLNAPQQAIIKGDAKSVSIAAASIIAKVYRDQLMVDYDQQYPGYDFSQNAGYGTKNHLEGLKIHGITPIHRRSFEPIKSMCTRESD, from the coding sequence ATGGCACAAGTAAGAACGGTCAAAGAAATCAAAGAAGCACTTCAAAAAATTGAGACCCTTGAACAATTATATGCACATCCCAGTATGAGAGATACACGGAAGGGTGTGCAACGAGCGTTTTCAAGTCGGATTAAGCAACTTGAAAAGGTAAAGGCATTACAACAATCCTACCAAGCAATGTGTCAATTTGAAGAAGCGATTTTGAATCAAGATCCCCAAGCATTGATTTGTGGTATTGATGAAGTGGGAAGAGGGCCGCTTGCAGGTCCGGTTGTTGCAAGTGCAGTGATTTTGCAAGCGCAACATCAATTTATAGGGATTAATGATTCTAAACAATTATCCAGTGCTAAACGGATAGCGCTTGATGCACAGTTGAAAGCGCATGTTCTGGATTGGCAAATTGGCATGGCATCTCCTGAAGAAATCGACACATTCAATATTTATGAAGCGACAAAATTAGCGATGTACCGAGCAGTGCAAAAATTACGTTTGAAGCCTACGCATTATTTAATCGATGCGATGACTTTGGAAGGTTTGAATGCACCTCAGCAAGCCATCATTAAGGGGGACGCTAAAAGTGTCTCTATTGCAGCAGCAAGTATCATCGCTAAAGTGTATCGTGATCAATTAATGGTGGATTATGATCAACAATATCCAGGATATGATTTTAGTCAAAATGCTGGATACGGTACAAAAAATCATTTGGAAGGATTGAAAATACATGGGATCACTCCGATACATCGTCGGAGCTTTGAACCGATCAAATCAATGTGCACACGTGAATCCGACTGA
- the sucC gene encoding ADP-forming succinate--CoA ligase subunit beta, which yields MNIHEYQGKEIFRSMGVAVPEGRVAFSAEEAVEKAKALDTDVYVVKAQIHAGGRGKAGGVKIAKSLSEVETYANELLGKVLVTHQTGPQGKEVKRLYIEEGANIQKEYYVGFVIDRATDRVTLMASEEGGTEIEEVAAKNPEKIFKESIDPVVGLAPYQARRIAFNINIPKESINKAVKFLTALYRVFIEKDCSIVEINPLVLTGEGDVLALDSKINFDDNALFRHKDIVELRDLEEEDPKEIEASKYDLSYIALDGNIGCMVNGAGLAMATMDTINHFNGNPANFLDVGGGATKEKVTEAFKIILGDDNVKGIFVNIFGGIMRCDVIAEGIVAAVKEVELTLPLVVRLEGTNVKEGKQILKDSGLAIEPANTMAEGAQKIVKLVNEA from the coding sequence ATGAATATCCATGAGTATCAAGGAAAAGAAATTTTTCGCTCTATGGGCGTAGCAGTACCAGAAGGGCGTGTTGCTTTCTCAGCTGAAGAAGCAGTTGAAAAAGCTAAAGCGTTAGACACAGATGTATATGTTGTAAAGGCACAAATCCATGCAGGAGGACGTGGTAAAGCAGGTGGTGTGAAAATTGCGAAGTCTTTATCAGAAGTCGAAACATATGCGAATGAACTTCTTGGAAAAGTACTCGTTACACACCAAACAGGCCCTCAAGGTAAAGAAGTAAAACGACTTTACATTGAAGAAGGTGCGAACATCCAAAAAGAATACTATGTCGGCTTTGTCATTGACCGTGCAACAGACCGTGTGACGTTAATGGCATCTGAAGAGGGCGGAACTGAGATTGAAGAAGTCGCAGCGAAAAACCCTGAAAAAATCTTCAAAGAATCCATCGATCCAGTGGTTGGTTTGGCACCATACCAAGCGCGACGTATTGCCTTTAATATTAATATTCCAAAAGAGTCTATCAATAAAGCAGTGAAATTTTTAACGGCGTTATATCGCGTGTTTATTGAGAAAGACTGTTCTATCGTGGAAATCAACCCGCTTGTTTTAACAGGTGAAGGTGATGTTCTGGCGTTAGATTCAAAAATCAACTTTGACGACAATGCATTGTTCCGTCATAAAGATATCGTAGAATTGCGTGATTTAGAAGAAGAAGACCCAAAAGAAATTGAGGCTTCTAAATATGACTTATCATACATTGCTTTAGACGGTAACATCGGCTGTATGGTCAATGGTGCAGGTCTCGCAATGGCAACGATGGATACGATTAATCACTTTAATGGTAACCCTGCAAACTTCCTTGACGTAGGTGGCGGTGCAACTAAAGAAAAAGTAACTGAAGCCTTTAAAATTATATTAGGTGATGATAACGTAAAAGGTATTTTTGTAAATATCTTTGGTGGTATCATGCGTTGTGATGTCATCGCTGAAGGTATCGTTGCGGCAGTGAAAGAAGTTGAATTAACACTACCATTAGTTGTACGTCTTGAAGGTACAAATGTAAAAGAAGGTAAGCAAATCTTAAAAGACTCAGGTTTGGCAATTGAACCAGCGAATACGATGGCTGAAGGTGCACAAAAAATTGTTAAACTTGTTAACGAAGCGTAA
- the sucD gene encoding succinate--CoA ligase subunit alpha, translating to MSIFVDKNSKVIVQGITGSTALFHTKQMLEYGTQIVAGVTPGKGGQVVEGVPVFNTVEEAKKETGGNVSVIYVPAPFAADAILECVDAELDLAICITEHIPVIDMIKVKRYLEGKKTRLVGPNCPGVITSDETKIGIMPGYIHKKGHVGVVSRSGTLTYEAVHQLTEEGIGQSTAVGIGGDPVNGTNFIDVLEAFNNDEETKAVVMIGEIGGTAEEEAAEWIKANMKKPVVGFIGGQTAPPGKRMGHAGAIISGGKGTAAEKIKTLNDCGVKTAATPSEIGVTLIEAAKEAGIYESLLTIK from the coding sequence ATGAGTATATTTGTAGATAAGAATTCAAAAGTAATCGTACAAGGTATTACAGGGTCGACTGCCCTTTTCCATACTAAACAGATGTTAGAATATGGAACGCAAATTGTTGCAGGTGTTACACCCGGTAAAGGTGGCCAAGTCGTTGAAGGGGTTCCTGTATTCAACACTGTAGAAGAAGCAAAGAAAGAAACTGGCGGTAACGTTTCTGTCATTTACGTCCCTGCACCATTCGCAGCAGATGCTATTTTAGAGTGTGTTGATGCGGAATTAGATTTAGCGATTTGTATTACAGAACATATTCCTGTTATTGATATGATTAAGGTTAAACGCTATCTCGAAGGTAAAAAGACGCGTCTCGTAGGACCAAACTGTCCAGGTGTGATTACATCGGATGAAACAAAGATTGGTATTATGCCAGGTTACATTCATAAAAAAGGTCATGTCGGTGTCGTTTCACGCTCTGGTACTTTAACATATGAAGCGGTACATCAATTAACTGAAGAAGGTATCGGTCAATCAACAGCAGTCGGAATCGGTGGAGATCCAGTAAATGGGACAAACTTTATCGATGTGCTAGAAGCATTCAACAATGATGAAGAGACGAAAGCGGTTGTAATGATTGGTGAAATCGGTGGAACTGCTGAAGAGGAAGCGGCTGAATGGATTAAGGCGAACATGAAAAAACCTGTTGTCGGCTTTATCGGTGGTCAAACTGCACCTCCAGGAAAACGTATGGGCCATGCAGGCGCGATTATTTCAGGTGGTAAAGGGACAGCAGCTGAAAAAATTAAAACATTAAATGACTGTGGTGTGAAAACAGCAGCTACACCTTCTGAAATCGGTGTCACTTTAATTGAAGCAGCTAAAGAAGCTGGAATTTACGAGTCATTATTAACGATAAAATAA